In Chloroflexota bacterium, one genomic interval encodes:
- the pyrE gene encoding orotate phosphoribosyltransferase: MANGKRRRPGVPLDPQDPRRQRLREIIAAKAVLRGDFTLASGQRSTIYFDGRKVTNDAEGVALVGALVEEIAQEAKAEAIGGPATGAIPIVTAAQIASYQRRRALPGFYVRSERKAHGTGQLIEGNLPTAKGARVAVVEDAITTGGSLLKAIEAIEAAGCKVAKVIVMVDRQQGGVENLRSKGYDVEALFKADGQGRIE; this comes from the coding sequence ATCGCCAATGGAAAGCGGAGAAGGCCCGGCGTGCCTCTTGATCCACAGGACCCGCGCCGCCAGCGCCTCAGGGAAATCATCGCGGCGAAGGCCGTCCTTCGCGGCGACTTCACCCTCGCCTCAGGACAAAGGAGCACCATCTATTTCGATGGGCGCAAGGTGACGAACGACGCAGAGGGCGTGGCGCTCGTCGGCGCGCTGGTGGAGGAGATCGCCCAGGAGGCGAAGGCGGAGGCCATCGGCGGGCCCGCAACCGGCGCTATCCCGATCGTCACTGCGGCGCAGATCGCCTCGTACCAGAGGAGACGCGCCCTGCCGGGCTTCTACGTTCGCTCTGAGAGGAAGGCCCACGGGACGGGCCAGCTTATCGAGGGGAATCTGCCGACGGCGAAGGGTGCGCGCGTGGCGGTGGTGGAGGATGCGATCACGACGGGCGGCTCCTTGCTGAAGGCGATCGAGGCGATCGAAGCCGCCGGGTGCAAAGTGGCCAAGGTGATTGTGATGGTGGACCGCCAGCAGGGCGGGGTGGAGAATCTGCGCAGCAAGGGCTATGACGTGGAGGCGCTCTTCAAGGCGGACGGCCAGGGGAGGATCGAGTAA
- a CDS encoding nicotinate-nucleotide adenylyltransferase gives MRCGILGGTFNPIHLGHLIIAEEAREQLGLDEVIFVPAARPWMKEAKELASAKDRLAMVRLAIKGNPRFTVSAVDIERPGPSYAVDSTSDIRKARGSSCELLFIMGMDSLNDLPKWHNSKQLLSLCRIAALARPGIPTKRALARLDRALPGARRRVDVIETTNIDISATDIRRRVASGRSIAYRVPGPVSAYIAKHRLYR, from the coding sequence ATGCGCTGCGGCATCTTAGGCGGCACCTTCAATCCCATACACCTGGGCCACCTCATCATCGCCGAGGAGGCCCGCGAACAGCTTGGCCTGGACGAGGTCATCTTTGTCCCGGCGGCGCGCCCCTGGATGAAGGAGGCGAAGGAGCTTGCCTCCGCCAAGGATCGCCTTGCCATGGTCCGCCTGGCGATCAAGGGCAACCCGCGCTTCACCGTTTCCGCCGTGGATATCGAACGCCCGGGGCCGTCTTACGCCGTGGACAGCACCAGTGATATCAGGAAGGCGCGCGGGTCGAGCTGCGAACTGCTCTTCATCATGGGCATGGACTCCCTGAACGACCTTCCCAAGTGGCACAACAGTAAACAACTCCTCAGCCTTTGCCGCATCGCTGCCCTGGCGCGACCGGGCATCCCCACTAAGCGGGCGCTGGCCCGCCTAGATCGAGCGCTCCCTGGGGCCAGGCGGCGCGTGGACGTCATCGAGACGACGAATATAGACATCAGCGCGACGGACATCAGGAGGCGCGTCGCCTCTGGGCGTTCCATCGCCTATCGCGTCCCCGGCCCGGTTTCGGCCTATATCGCGAAGCACAGACTGTACAGATAG
- the obgE gene encoding GTPase ObgE has product MIDILEIVATAGDGGSGAISFRREKNIPRGGPDGGDGGRGGSIFLKASAQEATLRAFRYKREFKAKPGDAGSSNNKFGKSGEDVTIEVPLGTVIWRHTDARELQKYGELLKEGETLRIARGGKGGRGNATYATPTQQVPYIAERGEPGEKAKYKLELKLLADVGIIGRPNAGKSTLLAAATKAQPKIAPYPFTTLEPMLGVVTVGDTNFVLAEIPGLIKGAHAGVGLGHEFLRHATRTRLLLHLVDGSLEDIAEAVREINSELREYGAGLQEKPQIFVVNKVDMPEVDGSRKEIREALRKFGSQLYFISAAGNVGVKQLMEVVAQRVVEARAEEAEREKEAVAEPIAVVAEEPPPKPKAHKEGDVYIVDEPRAIRLILGSDLRHWAGRVQAKVQLDRLGVSRALEELGIDIGDRVRFGGVELEW; this is encoded by the coding sequence ATGATAGACATTCTAGAAATCGTTGCGACTGCCGGAGATGGAGGCAGTGGAGCGATCAGCTTCCGACGGGAGAAAAACATCCCTCGCGGCGGTCCTGATGGGGGAGATGGAGGCCGGGGTGGAAGTATCTTTCTGAAGGCCTCCGCGCAGGAGGCAACCTTGCGTGCCTTTCGGTACAAGAGGGAGTTCAAGGCTAAGCCGGGGGATGCTGGCAGCAGTAATAACAAGTTCGGGAAGTCGGGAGAAGACGTCACAATCGAAGTGCCGCTCGGAACCGTGATTTGGAGGCATACGGATGCACGGGAACTCCAGAAGTACGGAGAATTGCTGAAGGAAGGGGAGACCCTTCGGATTGCCAGGGGTGGAAAAGGAGGCAGAGGGAACGCTACCTATGCAACGCCCACGCAACAGGTGCCTTACATCGCTGAGCGCGGAGAACCTGGAGAGAAGGCAAAGTACAAGCTTGAACTAAAACTGCTTGCTGATGTGGGAATCATCGGGAGGCCGAACGCAGGAAAGTCTACCCTGCTGGCGGCCGCTACCAAGGCCCAGCCGAAAATAGCGCCCTACCCCTTCACCACACTGGAACCCATGCTTGGAGTTGTCACAGTCGGGGACACGAACTTCGTGCTTGCTGAGATTCCAGGCCTCATCAAGGGCGCGCATGCAGGAGTAGGCCTCGGCCATGAGTTCCTCCGGCACGCAACCCGTACACGCCTCCTGCTACACCTTGTGGACGGCTCTCTGGAAGACATCGCCGAGGCCGTCCGGGAAATAAACTCCGAACTGCGCGAGTATGGGGCTGGCCTCCAGGAGAAGCCGCAGATCTTCGTTGTGAACAAGGTAGACATGCCGGAGGTGGACGGGAGCCGGAAGGAGATACGGGAGGCCCTCCGAAAGTTTGGTTCTCAGCTCTATTTCATCTCGGCCGCTGGAAATGTCGGCGTGAAGCAATTGATGGAAGTCGTCGCCCAAAGGGTGGTAGAGGCCCGCGCGGAGGAGGCGGAGCGGGAGAAAGAGGCCGTCGCAGAGCCGATAGCGGTTGTGGCCGAAGAGCCTCCTCCGAAGCCAAAGGCGCACAAAGAGGGCGATGTCTACATTGTGGACGAGCCGCGCGCAATCCGGCTGATCCTGGGGAGCGACCTTAGGCATTGGGCAGGGCGTGTCCAGGCAAAGGTTCAACTTGACCGCCTGGGCGTCAGCCGGGCCCTGGAGGAGCTGGGCATAGACATCGGCGATAGAGTGCGCTTCGGCGGCGTGGAATTAGAATGGTAG
- a CDS encoding transcriptional regulator has protein sequence MKKLRRAEEFPPGEFIEDEPKARKRSIEYFAEKSGLGSRRAQDLIDAKVAVTPEIAKGLSGAFGSSAQTWLNLETSYRQWKAEKARRAS, from the coding sequence ATGAAGAAATTGAGACGAGCAGAGGAATTTCCCCCAGGCGAGTTTATCGAGGATGAACCCAAGGCCAGGAAGCGGTCCATCGAATATTTTGCAGAGAAGTCCGGTCTCGGCTCGCGTCGTGCGCAGGACCTCATTGATGCGAAGGTGGCCGTCACGCCGGAAATCGCGAAAGGTCTCTCAGGAGCGTTCGGGTCCAGCGCCCAGACGTGGCTGAACCTGGAGACCTCGTATCGCCAATGGAAAGCGGAGAAGGCCCGGCGTGCCTCTTGA